A window of Nomascus leucogenys isolate Asia chromosome X, Asia_NLE_v1, whole genome shotgun sequence contains these coding sequences:
- the PPP4R3C gene encoding protein PPP4R3C yields the protein MAGLRYSVKVFVLNEGQEWNNLGTGQISSTYDEQFQGMSLLVRSDSDGSVILRSRIPPDRPYGKYQETLIVWYEAENQGLVLHFQDPAGCQDIWEEICQVQGKDTSIQTTENISDESEEDFNEMSVISNTVVLPDCELNTLEQIADIVTSVLSSPITDRERLAEILKNEAYIPKLLQLFHTCENLENTEGLYHLHEIIKGILSLNEACLFEIMFSDECIMDVVGCLEYDPALDQPKRHRDFLTYDAKFKEVIPITNSELRQKIHQTYRLQYIYDILLPVPSIFEDNFLSTLTTFIFSNKAEIVSMLQKDHKFLYEAFAQLKDETTHDDRRCELLCFFKELCSFSQALQPQSRDALFETLTQLGILPVLKIVMIRDDLQVRSAAAVICAYLVEYSPSTIREFIISEAQVCKDSDLFINVIIKQMICDTDPELGGAVHLMVILHTLLDPRNMLTTPEKSERSEFLHFFYKHCMHKFTAPLLAATSEHNCEEDDIAGYDKSKNCPNDNQTAQLLALILELLTFCVQHHTYYIRNYILNKDLLRKALILTNSKHTHLILCAVRFMRRMIGLNDEAYNNYIIKGNLFEPVVNALLDNGTRYNMLNSAILELFEYIRVENIKSLVSHIVEKFYNTLESIEYVQTFKGLKIKYEKERDRQSQTQNNLYSVLQNMVVFRGTIEEIDLQEEICFMEDAEETKRTQEGEAVMPPLEDDDEFMETKRTQEGEAVMPPLEDDDEFMETKRTQEGEAVMPPLEDDDEFIETKRTQEHEDKVDSPKRTSSGDFKFSSSYSACAAIGTGSPSGSSVVRLVDHPDDEEKKEEDKQDETSHKKKPRLSS from the exons ATGGCAGGCCTGAGGTACAGTGTAAAAGTCTTTGTCCTGAACGAAGGCCAGGAATGGAACAATCTAGGCACCGGTCAGATCTCATCCACCTACGACGAGCAGTTCCAGGGCATGTCGCTGCTCGTTCGGTCAGATTCAGATGGGTCAGTCATCCTGCGGTCACGGATACCTCCAGACAGGCCCTATGGGAAATACCAAGAGACACTAATTGTTTGGTATGAAGCTGAGAACCAGGGTTTGGTGCTACATTTCCAGGACCCAGCCGGCTGCCAGGATATTTGGGAAGAAATTTGCCAAGTTCAAGGTAAGGATACGTCTATCCAAACCACAGAGAACATTTCAGATGAATCAGAAGAAGACTTTAATGAAATGTCAGTAATTAGTAATACGGTTGTGCTGCCTGACTGTGAACTCAATACACTTGAACAAATTGCTGACATAGTTACCTCGGTTCTCTCCTCACCTATTACGGATAGGGAAAGATTGGCTGAGATCTTGAAAAATGAGGCTTATATTCCAAAACTACTGCAACTGTTCCACACTTGTGAAAACCTAGAGAATACTGAAGGTTTATACCATTTGCATGAAATTATCAAGGGAATTTTATCCCTCAACGAGGCATGTCTGTTTGAGATAATGTTTTCTGACGAGTGTATCATGGATGTGGTGGGATGCCTTGAGTATGACCCTGCTTTGGATCAGCCAAAAAGGCATAGGGACTTCTTGACCTACGATGCAAAGTTCAAGGAAGTTATACCAATAACTAACTCTGAACTTAGGCAAAAAATACATCAGACATACAGATTACAGTACATTTATGACATTCTTTTGCCTGTGCCTTccatatttgaagataattttctttctacacttacaacttttattttctccaacaAGGCTGAGATAGTAAGCATGCTGCAGAAAGATCACAAATTTTTGTATGAAGCTTTTGCACAGTTAAAGGATGAGACTACACATGATGATAGACGGTGTGAATTGCTATGTTTTTTCAAGGAATTATGTTCATTTTCTCAGGCATTACAGCCTCAAAGCAGGGATGCACTATTTGAAACGTTGACACAGTTGGGAATTCTTCCTGTTCTTAAAATCGTAATGATCAGGGATGATTTGCAAGTAAGGTCAGCTGCTGCAGTTATATGTGCTTATCTGGTGGAGTACAGTCCATCTACGATCCGAGAATTTATAATTTCAGAAGCTCAGGTGTGCAAAGATAGTGACCTTTTCATTAATGTAATAATTAAACAAATGATCTGTGATACTGATCCTGAGTTAGGAGGTGCTGTTCATTTGATGGTAATTCTCCATACTCTACTTGATCCACGCAACATGCTGACAACACCTGAGAAAAGTGAAAGAAGTGAATTTCTACATTTCTTCTACAAACATTGCATGCATAAATTTACAGCACCACTTTTGGCCGCCACCTCAGAACACAACTGTGAGGAGGATGATATAGCTGGatatgacaaaagcaaaaattgcccCAATGATAATCAAACAGCACAACTGCTTGCTTTGATATTAGAGCTACTTACATTTTGTGTACAACATCATACATACTACATAAGAAACTATATCTTGAACAAAGACTTGCTAAGAAAGGCCTTAATATTGACAAATTCAAAGCATACTCACCTGATTTTGTGTGCTGTTCGCTTTATGAGAAGGATGATTGGCCTTAATGATGAAGCTTATAATAATTACATCATCAAGGGAAATCTTTTTGAGCCAGTTGTAAATGCTCTTCTAGATAATGGAACTCGGTACAATATGCTGAATTCAGCTATTCTTGAGCTATTTGAGTACATAAGAGTGGAAAATATCAAGTCTCTTGTTTCACATATAGTTGAAAAGTTTTATAACACACTTGAATCGATTGAATATGTTCAGACATTCAAAGGATTGAagattaaatatgaaaaagagagagacagacaaagtcaaacacaaaataatttatattctgtaCTGCAAAATATGGTAGTTTTCAGAGGTACCATAGAAGAAATTGATCTGCaagaagaaatatgttttatgGAAGATGCAGAAGAA ACCAAAAGAACCCAAGAAGGAGAAGCAGTTATGCCACCACTGGAAGATGACGATGAATTTATGGAGACCAAAAGAACCCAAGAAGGAGAAGCAGTTATGCCACCACTGGAAGATGACGATGAATTTATGGAGACCAAAAGAACCCAAGAAGGAGAAGCAGTTATGCCACCACTGGAAGATGATGATGAATTTATAGAGACTAAAAGAACCCAAGAACATGAAGACAAGGTAGACTCTCCCAAAAGAACATCTTCTGGTGACTTCAAATTCTCTTCATCTTATTCTGCTTGTGCTGCTATTGGAACAGGTAGCCCAAGTGGTAGCAGTGTGGTTCGTTTAGTGGATCATCCagatgatgaagaaaaaaaagaagaagataaacaAGATGAAACATCCCACAAGAAGAAACCTCGTCTTAGCTCCTAA